In one window of Verrucomicrobiota bacterium DNA:
- a CDS encoding Gfo/Idh/MocA family oxidoreductase, whose amino-acid sequence MKRRQFLSTVAGTGAGLLILPRVKLFGADAPSNKLNIGLIGTWGRGEAHFGAIRKENVVALCDINAEHLAYGAKKLGESAANAKQYADWRKMLEQKDLQAVVCCSLDHTHAFVSNWCLNRGLHIYCEKPLAISVEEARVVRANYLKNKKKVATQVGTQRHAIENFNRVRELVLDGAIGDLKEVSAWGNRKLGRPGYPAGAGEPPSHINWDLWVGPSPMHPFSPEYFKGGSGMNCLQWNMYWDFGTGQVGDMGSHTMDLAWNAMDATLPTSVEAKGDPFNPEVTPVLLHSEFEMPANSWRKGIKLHWYQGGAMPESPSKYLDLNKIDHGALFDGSKGYLASGFNSRILLPLGDKADMTYYKPRTKETVLPPLGDFQGEWIRAAKGDLKTTCDFEYSGNLIETMLLGLVAYRVGKKFKYDGATGKTDSPEADALLARKYRAGWTLNG is encoded by the coding sequence ATGAAACGACGCCAATTTCTTTCCACTGTGGCCGGCACTGGAGCCGGATTACTCATTCTCCCGCGAGTCAAACTCTTTGGGGCCGATGCACCCAGCAACAAACTTAATATCGGGTTGATCGGCACTTGGGGCCGAGGCGAGGCGCACTTCGGCGCCATCCGCAAGGAAAACGTGGTGGCCTTGTGCGATATCAACGCCGAGCATCTGGCCTATGGGGCCAAGAAGCTGGGTGAATCAGCCGCCAACGCCAAGCAGTACGCCGATTGGCGGAAAATGCTGGAGCAAAAGGATCTCCAGGCGGTGGTCTGCTGCAGCCTGGATCATACGCACGCCTTTGTTTCCAATTGGTGCTTGAATCGCGGTCTGCATATTTATTGCGAAAAACCATTGGCCATCAGCGTCGAGGAAGCCCGCGTGGTGCGTGCCAATTACCTGAAGAATAAGAAAAAAGTCGCCACCCAGGTGGGCACCCAGCGCCATGCCATCGAAAATTTCAACCGCGTGCGCGAATTGGTGCTGGACGGCGCGATTGGCGACCTGAAGGAAGTCAGCGCCTGGGGCAACCGCAAGCTCGGACGGCCCGGTTATCCGGCGGGTGCGGGCGAGCCGCCCAGCCACATCAACTGGGATCTGTGGGTCGGCCCATCGCCCATGCATCCTTTCAGCCCGGAGTATTTCAAGGGCGGGTCGGGCATGAACTGTCTGCAATGGAATATGTATTGGGATTTCGGCACCGGCCAGGTCGGCGATATGGGCAGTCACACGATGGATTTGGCATGGAACGCCATGGACGCCACGTTACCCACCAGTGTCGAGGCCAAGGGCGATCCCTTCAACCCGGAGGTCACCCCGGTCCTGCTGCACAGCGAGTTTGAAATGCCGGCCAATAGCTGGCGCAAGGGCATCAAGCTCCACTGGTATCAGGGTGGCGCGATGCCGGAATCGCCGAGCAAATATTTGGACCTGAACAAGATTGACCACGGTGCGCTGTTCGATGGCAGCAAGGGATACCTGGCTTCGGGCTTCAATTCCCGCATCCTCCTGCCCCTCGGGGATAAGGCGGACATGACCTACTACAAGCCGCGCACCAAGGAAACCGTGCTGCCGCCGCTGGGCGATTTCCAGGGCGAATGGATTCGCGCCGCCAAGGGTGATCTGAAGACCACCTGTGATTTCGAATACAGCGGAAACCTGATCGAGACGATGCTGCTGGGTCTGGTGGCTTATCGTGTCGGTAAAAAATTCAAGTACGACGGCGCCACCGGCAAGACGGATTCCCCGGAGGCCGATGCGCTGCTCGCGCGCAAATATCGCGCTGGCTGGACGCTGAATGGTTAA
- a CDS encoding fused MFS/spermidine synthase, whose amino-acid sequence MKTVPVIQPLPAAPTPAAVQTLPANLRRFLYLTSALTGAAILIVEILGAKMLSPYVGTSHFVWTAQITVTLVALATGYYLGGWLADRSPGLDRMYVCILGGAIYLCATVPLCRSVAYACLEFRLAVGSLLAALFLFFVPLTLLATVGPFLVRNFTRSVDSVGGMVGRLSAISTLGSVGGTLLIGYVLIPHLPNSMTMYLTAITLMTVVVLYWFGVRPQPAKSLAKALVVVGLFAGLATGFAGVHHDVRVEIPNFEELERRNSNFGEMIVIQHTNQLVRYYLNDFLTQNTYDPMRKQSLSMFTYMLHGLARTYTPKLERALCIGLGVGIVPMALAKDGVSVDVVEINPAMVGVAQRHFNLEPDKLHILIEDGRPYLNRCTNRYDAVVLDAFLGDSSPSHLMTREAFQAMKQVLNPNGTLVINSFGDLTPGNDFFTASLERTLQSVFASVKIHTSTHGNVLFVASDRKPLEFVRQPDLTQVHDAAIIQTEAAYRTVAETQPGHGRILTDDFNPVEFYDAKNREDIRRSLAFRMRDKDSD is encoded by the coding sequence GTGAAAACTGTACCTGTAATTCAACCGCTACCAGCGGCGCCCACCCCCGCCGCGGTGCAAACGTTGCCAGCCAACCTGCGCCGTTTCCTCTACTTGACCTCCGCGCTCACCGGCGCGGCTATCCTGATCGTGGAAATTCTGGGGGCAAAAATGCTTTCGCCTTATGTCGGCACGTCGCATTTTGTCTGGACGGCCCAAATCACGGTGACGCTGGTGGCGCTGGCCACCGGTTACTACCTGGGCGGTTGGCTGGCGGATCGGTCGCCGGGCTTGGATCGCATGTATGTCTGCATTCTTGGCGGAGCGATCTATCTCTGCGCCACCGTGCCGCTATGTCGTTCCGTGGCGTATGCGTGCCTGGAATTCCGGTTGGCGGTCGGTTCGCTGCTCGCCGCTCTATTCCTGTTTTTTGTGCCGCTCACTCTGCTCGCCACAGTTGGGCCGTTCCTCGTCCGCAACTTTACCCGGTCGGTGGATTCGGTGGGCGGCATGGTTGGCCGCCTCTCGGCGATCAGCACTTTGGGGAGCGTGGGCGGCACGCTCCTGATCGGCTACGTGCTCATCCCGCACCTGCCCAATTCGATGACGATGTATCTCACGGCCATAACGCTGATGACGGTGGTAGTGCTGTATTGGTTTGGGGTTCGTCCACAGCCGGCGAAGTCCTTGGCGAAAGCGTTGGTCGTTGTCGGTTTGTTTGCCGGGTTGGCGACCGGATTCGCCGGGGTGCATCATGATGTCCGGGTGGAAATTCCCAATTTCGAGGAGCTGGAACGGCGCAATTCCAATTTTGGCGAGATGATCGTAATCCAGCATACCAATCAATTGGTCCGCTATTACCTGAATGATTTTTTGACGCAAAACACGTATGATCCGATGCGCAAGCAAAGCCTGTCCATGTTCACCTACATGTTGCACGGGTTGGCGCGCACCTACACGCCCAAGCTCGAACGGGCGCTGTGCATTGGCCTAGGGGTCGGCATTGTCCCCATGGCGCTCGCCAAAGACGGCGTGTCCGTGGATGTGGTGGAAATCAATCCCGCCATGGTGGGCGTTGCGCAGCGCCACTTCAACCTGGAACCGGACAAATTGCACATCCTGATCGAGGACGGCCGGCCGTACTTGAACCGCTGCACGAACCGTTACGATGCCGTCGTACTGGATGCCTTTCTGGGCGATTCCTCCCCCTCGCACCTCATGACCCGCGAGGCCTTTCAAGCCATGAAACAGGTGTTGAACCCGAACGGCACGCTGGTCATTAATTCCTTCGGTGACTTGACCCCCGGCAACGACTTTTTCACCGCTTCACTGGAGCGGACCCTGCAAAGCGTATTCGCCTCGGTCAAGATACACACCTCAACCCACGGCAATGTGCTGTTCGTTGCGTCGGATCGCAAGCCGTTGGAGTTTGTGCGCCAACCTGATCTAACCCAAGTGCATGATGCCGCGATCATCCAAACCGAAGCCGCCTACCGCACTGTAGCGGAGACCCAACCGGGTCACGGGCGAATATTGACCGATGATTTCAACCCGGTGGAATTCTACGACGCCAAAAACCGCGAGGATATCCGCCGCAGTCTGGCCTTTCGCATGCGGGATAAAGACAGCGACTAG